The following are from one region of the Laribacter hongkongensis DSM 14985 genome:
- the ftsE gene encoding cell division ATP-binding protein FtsE — MIRFDQVTKRYPGGIDAIRHLSFHVERGEMVFLAGHSGAGKSTLLKLIAGIERATSGNVTVNGQNLSKIRASQLPYVRQHIGIVFQDHKVLYDRSVFDNVMLPLEIIGFDRREAARRAHAALEKVGLASKEKALPIRLSGGEQQRLCIARAVVHRPAILLADEPSANLDRAYALDIMELFKSFHQVGVTVVISAHDESLMADYASRILRLSNGQFAA, encoded by the coding sequence ATGATCCGGTTTGATCAGGTGACCAAACGCTATCCGGGCGGTATCGATGCCATCCGCCATCTGAGCTTTCACGTCGAGCGCGGCGAAATGGTGTTTCTGGCCGGTCACTCGGGCGCGGGCAAATCGACGCTGCTCAAGCTGATTGCCGGCATCGAGCGCGCCACCAGCGGCAACGTGACGGTCAACGGCCAGAATCTCAGCAAGATCCGGGCATCGCAGTTGCCGTACGTGCGTCAGCATATCGGCATCGTGTTCCAGGACCACAAGGTGCTGTACGACCGCAGCGTGTTCGACAACGTCATGCTGCCGCTGGAAATCATCGGCTTTGACCGGCGCGAGGCGGCGCGGCGCGCCCATGCGGCACTGGAAAAGGTCGGGCTGGCCAGCAAGGAAAAGGCCTTGCCCATCCGCCTGTCCGGCGGCGAGCAGCAGCGGCTGTGCATTGCCCGTGCCGTCGTGCACCGGCCGGCCATCCTGCTGGCAGACGAACCGTCGGCCAACCTCGACCGCGCCTACGCTCTCGACATCATGGAGCTGTTCAAGTCGTTTCACCAGGTCGGTGTCACCGTGGTCATTTCCGCTCACGACGAATCGCTGATGGCTGACTACGCCTCGCGAATCCTGCGTCTTTCCAACGGACAATTTGCCGCATGA
- the ftsX gene encoding permease-like cell division protein FtsX codes for MKHLLFLHWQSARRALAGFIRQPLGSFLTLLLLAVALSMPLALYLSVKGLADWTQQLAATPEITLFMETGADTTDLRAVETALKQHPGVDKVTFVPRDLALKDLLARHQLDGLQDGLEGNPLPDAFIVTPKAQPARALDSLQRELSGLPLVEITQFDAAWATKLDALLRFARHGLWSLGAALALALILVTHNTIRLQVLARRDEIEVSKLIGATDDFIRRPFLYHALWQGVFAALIAWGLSYWFVQAASPALAELATLYGARTTLAPLGLAEGGILVLCSALLCMLGARLAASHHLRQLAPR; via the coding sequence ATGAAACATCTTCTTTTCCTGCACTGGCAATCGGCCCGCCGCGCACTGGCGGGATTCATCCGGCAACCGCTGGGGTCGTTCCTGACCCTGTTGCTGCTGGCGGTAGCCCTGTCGATGCCGCTGGCCCTGTACCTGAGCGTGAAGGGGCTGGCCGACTGGACGCAGCAACTGGCGGCCACACCGGAAATCACCCTGTTCATGGAGACCGGGGCTGATACCACTGACCTGCGGGCAGTGGAAACCGCCCTGAAACAACATCCGGGTGTCGACAAGGTAACGTTTGTTCCGCGTGATCTCGCCCTCAAGGATCTTCTGGCCCGTCACCAGCTCGACGGCTTGCAGGACGGGCTGGAAGGCAATCCGCTGCCGGACGCCTTCATCGTGACGCCCAAGGCCCAGCCGGCACGGGCGCTGGACAGCCTGCAACGCGAACTGTCCGGACTGCCGCTGGTGGAAATCACCCAGTTCGATGCAGCCTGGGCCACCAAGCTGGACGCCCTGCTGCGCTTTGCCCGACACGGGCTCTGGTCACTCGGCGCGGCACTGGCACTGGCACTGATCCTGGTCACGCACAATACGATCCGCCTCCAGGTACTGGCACGACGCGATGAAATCGAAGTCTCGAAACTGATCGGCGCGACTGACGACTTTATCCGACGACCTTTCCTGTATCACGCACTGTGGCAAGGCGTCTTTGCCGCCCTGATCGCCTGGGGCCTGTCGTACTGGTTCGTGCAGGCCGCCAGCCCGGCACTGGCCGAACTGGCGACCCTGTACGGCGCCCGGACAACACTGGCGCCACTGGGACTGGCCGAGGGCGGCATCCTGGTCCTGTGCAGTGCGCTGCTGTGCATGCTCGGCGCCAGGCTGGCTGCCAGCCACCATTTGCGGCAACTGGCCCCACGCTGA